Proteins encoded together in one Vigna angularis cultivar LongXiaoDou No.4 chromosome 5, ASM1680809v1, whole genome shotgun sequence window:
- the LOC108340576 gene encoding pentatricopeptide repeat-containing protein At2g27800, mitochondrial isoform X5 yields MLKNQSMFSLTRNCFKYRTTYFRRNIPSETIRSTLSFCHKFHDPNEKYLLRIVFSHHTHKFERSSFQINSSCTQFPVPFAPFSSPYSTKAPSRSYRRRARNRLLKSSKPTLDQAQFQLALSQLPPRFTTEELCSVIAQQDNPLVCLELFHWASQQPRFRHDVSTFHITIKKLGTAKMFQEMDDIVNQLIAVPLIGSEALFNTVIYYFTQARKLTRAVNVFKHMKSKRNLICCYRPSIRTYNILFAAFLGRGSNSYINHVYMETIRCLFRQMVNDGIKPDIFSLNSMIKGYVLSLHVNDALRIFHQMGVVYDCQPNALTYDYLIHGLCAQGRTNNAKELFNEMKTKGFVPGGKSYNSLVNSLALGGEIGEAVNYLWEMTNKQRSPDFITFRTVLDEICRQRTIQEGMRFLQELQENDLVDGHAYRKLLYVLEDDYGNSECE; encoded by the exons ATGCTTAAAAATCAAAGTATGTTCTCTCTGACAAGAAATTGCTTCAAGTATCGTACTACCTACTTCAGGAGGAATATCCCAAGTGAAACCATACGCTCCACACTCTCATTTTGCCACAAATTTCATGACCCCAATGAGAAATATTTACTCAGGATTGTTTTTTCTCATCACACCCACAAATTTGAGCGCTCTTCATTCCAAATCAACAGTAGTTGCACTCAATTCCCTGTCCCATTTGCACCCTTTAGTTCTCCCTATTCAACAAAAGCTCCTTCAAGATCTTACCGAAGACGAGCCAGAAATAGGTTGTTGAAGTCCTCCAAGCCTACCCTAGACCAAGCCCAATTTCAGTTGGCACTGTCCCAACTTCCCCCAAGGTTCACTACTGAAGAACTGTGCTCTGTGATTGCTCAACAAGATAATCCCTTGGTTTGCTTAGAACTTTTTCACTGGGCATCTCAACAGCCACGATTTCGGCACGATGTGTCCACGTTTCATATCACCATAAAGAAGCTTGGTACGGCAAAGATGTTCCAAGAAATGGATGACATTGTGAACCAACTGATTGCAGTTCCTTTAATTGGTTCAGAGGCATTGTTCAACAcagttatatattatttcactCAGGCACGGAAGCTTACTAGAGCTGTCAATGTGTTTAAGCACATGAAAAGTAAAAGGAACTTAATTTGCTGTTATAGGCCCTCTATTAGAACCTATAATATTCTTTTTGCTGCATTTTTGGGTAGAGGAAGCAACTCCTATATAAACCATGTGTATATGGAAACAATTAGATGTCTGTTTAGGCAAATGGTCAATGATGGGATCAAGCCTGatattttttcattgaattctatgatcaaaggttatgtGCTATCTCTTCATGTTAATGATGCATTGAGGATATTTCATCAAATGGGTGTGGTTTATGATTGTCAGCCCAATGCGTTGACATATGATTACTTGATTCATGGCTTGTGTGCCCAGGGCAGAACAAATAATGCCAAAGAGTTATTTAATGAAATGAAGACCAAAGGTTTTGTTCCTGGTGGTAAATCTTATAACTCGCTTGTCAACTCGTTGGCGCTTGGTGGAGAGATTGGTGAAGCAGTAAATTATCTGTGGGAGATGACCAATAAGCAAAGGTCACCTGATTTTATTACATTTAGGACTGTACTGGATGAGATATGCAGACAAAGAACAATTCAGGAGGGCATGCGTTTTTTGCAGGAGTTGCAAGAAAATGACCTTGTAGATGGGCATGCTTACAGGAAGCTTCTTTATGTGCTTGAAGATGACTATGGGAATTCA GAATGTGAATGA
- the LOC108340576 gene encoding pentatricopeptide repeat-containing protein At2g27800, mitochondrial isoform X6 encodes MLKNQSMFSLTRNCFKYRTTYFRRNIPSETIRSTLSFCHKFHDPNEKYLLRIVFSHHTHKFERSSFQINSSCTQFPVPFAPFSSPYSTKAPSRSYRRRARNRLLKSSKPTLDQAQFQLALSQLPPRFTTEELCSVIAQQDNPLVCLELFHWASQQPRFRHDVSTFHITIKKLGTAKMFQEMDDIVNQLIAVPLIGSEALFNTVIYYFTQARKLTRAVNVFKHMKSKRNLICCYRPSIRTYNILFAAFLGRGSNSYINHVYMETIRCLFRQMVNDGIKPDIFSLNSMIKGYVLSLHVNDALRIFHQMGVVYDCQPNALTYDYLIHGLCAQGRTNNAKELFNEMKTKGFVPGGKSYNSLVNSLALGGEIGEAVNYLWEMTNKQRSPDFITFRTVLDEICRQRTIQEGMRFLQELQENDLVDGHAYRKLLYVLEDDYGNSVGM; translated from the exons ATGCTTAAAAATCAAAGTATGTTCTCTCTGACAAGAAATTGCTTCAAGTATCGTACTACCTACTTCAGGAGGAATATCCCAAGTGAAACCATACGCTCCACACTCTCATTTTGCCACAAATTTCATGACCCCAATGAGAAATATTTACTCAGGATTGTTTTTTCTCATCACACCCACAAATTTGAGCGCTCTTCATTCCAAATCAACAGTAGTTGCACTCAATTCCCTGTCCCATTTGCACCCTTTAGTTCTCCCTATTCAACAAAAGCTCCTTCAAGATCTTACCGAAGACGAGCCAGAAATAGGTTGTTGAAGTCCTCCAAGCCTACCCTAGACCAAGCCCAATTTCAGTTGGCACTGTCCCAACTTCCCCCAAGGTTCACTACTGAAGAACTGTGCTCTGTGATTGCTCAACAAGATAATCCCTTGGTTTGCTTAGAACTTTTTCACTGGGCATCTCAACAGCCACGATTTCGGCACGATGTGTCCACGTTTCATATCACCATAAAGAAGCTTGGTACGGCAAAGATGTTCCAAGAAATGGATGACATTGTGAACCAACTGATTGCAGTTCCTTTAATTGGTTCAGAGGCATTGTTCAACAcagttatatattatttcactCAGGCACGGAAGCTTACTAGAGCTGTCAATGTGTTTAAGCACATGAAAAGTAAAAGGAACTTAATTTGCTGTTATAGGCCCTCTATTAGAACCTATAATATTCTTTTTGCTGCATTTTTGGGTAGAGGAAGCAACTCCTATATAAACCATGTGTATATGGAAACAATTAGATGTCTGTTTAGGCAAATGGTCAATGATGGGATCAAGCCTGatattttttcattgaattctatgatcaaaggttatgtGCTATCTCTTCATGTTAATGATGCATTGAGGATATTTCATCAAATGGGTGTGGTTTATGATTGTCAGCCCAATGCGTTGACATATGATTACTTGATTCATGGCTTGTGTGCCCAGGGCAGAACAAATAATGCCAAAGAGTTATTTAATGAAATGAAGACCAAAGGTTTTGTTCCTGGTGGTAAATCTTATAACTCGCTTGTCAACTCGTTGGCGCTTGGTGGAGAGATTGGTGAAGCAGTAAATTATCTGTGGGAGATGACCAATAAGCAAAGGTCACCTGATTTTATTACATTTAGGACTGTACTGGATGAGATATGCAGACAAAGAACAATTCAGGAGGGCATGCGTTTTTTGCAGGAGTTGCAAGAAAATGACCTTGTAGATGGGCATGCTTACAGGAAGCTTCTTTATGTGCTTGAAGATGACTATGGGAATTCAGTAG GAATGTGA
- the LOC108340576 gene encoding pentatricopeptide repeat-containing protein At2g27800, mitochondrial isoform X7, which yields MLKNQSMFSLTRNCFKYRTTYFRRNIPSETIRSTLSFCHKFHDPNEKYLLRIVFSHHTHKFERSSFQINSSCTQFPVPFAPFSSPYSTKAPSRSYRRRARNRLLKSSKPTLDQAQFQLALSQLPPRFTTEELCSVIAQQDNPLVCLELFHWASQQPRFRHDVSTFHITIKKLGTAKMFQEMDDIVNQLIAVPLIGSEALFNTVIYYFTQARKLTRAVNVFKHMKSKRNLICCYRPSIRTYNILFAAFLGRGSNSYINHVYMETIRCLFRQMVNDGIKPDIFSLNSMIKGYVLSLHVNDALRIFHQMGVVYDCQPNALTYDYLIHGLCAQGRTNNAKELFNEMKTKGFVPGGKSYNSLVNSLALGGEIGEAVNYLWEMTNKQRSCKKMTL from the exons ATGCTTAAAAATCAAAGTATGTTCTCTCTGACAAGAAATTGCTTCAAGTATCGTACTACCTACTTCAGGAGGAATATCCCAAGTGAAACCATACGCTCCACACTCTCATTTTGCCACAAATTTCATGACCCCAATGAGAAATATTTACTCAGGATTGTTTTTTCTCATCACACCCACAAATTTGAGCGCTCTTCATTCCAAATCAACAGTAGTTGCACTCAATTCCCTGTCCCATTTGCACCCTTTAGTTCTCCCTATTCAACAAAAGCTCCTTCAAGATCTTACCGAAGACGAGCCAGAAATAGGTTGTTGAAGTCCTCCAAGCCTACCCTAGACCAAGCCCAATTTCAGTTGGCACTGTCCCAACTTCCCCCAAGGTTCACTACTGAAGAACTGTGCTCTGTGATTGCTCAACAAGATAATCCCTTGGTTTGCTTAGAACTTTTTCACTGGGCATCTCAACAGCCACGATTTCGGCACGATGTGTCCACGTTTCATATCACCATAAAGAAGCTTGGTACGGCAAAGATGTTCCAAGAAATGGATGACATTGTGAACCAACTGATTGCAGTTCCTTTAATTGGTTCAGAGGCATTGTTCAACAcagttatatattatttcactCAGGCACGGAAGCTTACTAGAGCTGTCAATGTGTTTAAGCACATGAAAAGTAAAAGGAACTTAATTTGCTGTTATAGGCCCTCTATTAGAACCTATAATATTCTTTTTGCTGCATTTTTGGGTAGAGGAAGCAACTCCTATATAAACCATGTGTATATGGAAACAATTAGATGTCTGTTTAGGCAAATGGTCAATGATGGGATCAAGCCTGatattttttcattgaattctatgatcaaaggttatgtGCTATCTCTTCATGTTAATGATGCATTGAGGATATTTCATCAAATGGGTGTGGTTTATGATTGTCAGCCCAATGCGTTGACATATGATTACTTGATTCATGGCTTGTGTGCCCAGGGCAGAACAAATAATGCCAAAGAGTTATTTAATGAAATGAAGACCAAAGGTTTTGTTCCTGGTGGTAAATCTTATAACTCGCTTGTCAACTCGTTGGCGCTTGGTGGAGAGATTGGTGAAGCAGTAAATTATCTGTGGGAGATGACCAATAAGCAAAG GAGTTGCAAGAAAATGACCTTGTAG
- the LOC108340576 gene encoding pentatricopeptide repeat-containing protein At2g27800, mitochondrial isoform X4, producing the protein MLKNQSMFSLTRNCFKYRTTYFRRNIPSETIRSTLSFCHKFHDPNEKYLLRIVFSHHTHKFERSSFQINSSCTQFPVPFAPFSSPYSTKAPSRSYRRRARNRLLKSSKPTLDQAQFQLALSQLPPRFTTEELCSVIAQQDNPLVCLELFHWASQQPRFRHDVSTFHITIKKLGTAKMFQEMDDIVNQLIAVPLIGSEALFNTVIYYFTQARKLTRAVNVFKHMKSKRNLICCYRPSIRTYNILFAAFLGRGSNSYINHVYMETIRCLFRQMVNDGIKPDIFSLNSMIKGYVLSLHVNDALRIFHQMGVVYDCQPNALTYDYLIHGLCAQGRTNNAKELFNEMKTKGFVPGGKSYNSLVNSLALGGEIGEAVNYLWEMTNKQRSPDFITFRTVLDEICRQRTIQEGMRFLQELQENDLVDGHAYRKLLYVLEDDYGNSVEGM; encoded by the exons ATGCTTAAAAATCAAAGTATGTTCTCTCTGACAAGAAATTGCTTCAAGTATCGTACTACCTACTTCAGGAGGAATATCCCAAGTGAAACCATACGCTCCACACTCTCATTTTGCCACAAATTTCATGACCCCAATGAGAAATATTTACTCAGGATTGTTTTTTCTCATCACACCCACAAATTTGAGCGCTCTTCATTCCAAATCAACAGTAGTTGCACTCAATTCCCTGTCCCATTTGCACCCTTTAGTTCTCCCTATTCAACAAAAGCTCCTTCAAGATCTTACCGAAGACGAGCCAGAAATAGGTTGTTGAAGTCCTCCAAGCCTACCCTAGACCAAGCCCAATTTCAGTTGGCACTGTCCCAACTTCCCCCAAGGTTCACTACTGAAGAACTGTGCTCTGTGATTGCTCAACAAGATAATCCCTTGGTTTGCTTAGAACTTTTTCACTGGGCATCTCAACAGCCACGATTTCGGCACGATGTGTCCACGTTTCATATCACCATAAAGAAGCTTGGTACGGCAAAGATGTTCCAAGAAATGGATGACATTGTGAACCAACTGATTGCAGTTCCTTTAATTGGTTCAGAGGCATTGTTCAACAcagttatatattatttcactCAGGCACGGAAGCTTACTAGAGCTGTCAATGTGTTTAAGCACATGAAAAGTAAAAGGAACTTAATTTGCTGTTATAGGCCCTCTATTAGAACCTATAATATTCTTTTTGCTGCATTTTTGGGTAGAGGAAGCAACTCCTATATAAACCATGTGTATATGGAAACAATTAGATGTCTGTTTAGGCAAATGGTCAATGATGGGATCAAGCCTGatattttttcattgaattctatgatcaaaggttatgtGCTATCTCTTCATGTTAATGATGCATTGAGGATATTTCATCAAATGGGTGTGGTTTATGATTGTCAGCCCAATGCGTTGACATATGATTACTTGATTCATGGCTTGTGTGCCCAGGGCAGAACAAATAATGCCAAAGAGTTATTTAATGAAATGAAGACCAAAGGTTTTGTTCCTGGTGGTAAATCTTATAACTCGCTTGTCAACTCGTTGGCGCTTGGTGGAGAGATTGGTGAAGCAGTAAATTATCTGTGGGAGATGACCAATAAGCAAAGGTCACCTGATTTTATTACATTTAGGACTGTACTGGATGAGATATGCAGACAAAGAACAATTCAGGAGGGCATGCGTTTTTTGCAGGAGTTGCAAGAAAATGACCTTGTAGATGGGCATGCTTACAGGAAGCTTCTTTATGTGCTTGAAGATGACTATGGGAATTCAGTAG AAGGAATGTGA
- the LOC108340576 gene encoding pentatricopeptide repeat-containing protein At2g27800, mitochondrial isoform X1 → MLKNQSMFSLTRNCFKYRTTYFRRNIPSETIRSTLSFCHKFHDPNEKYLLRIVFSHHTHKFERSSFQINSSCTQFPVPFAPFSSPYSTKAPSRSYRRRARNRLLKSSKPTLDQAQFQLALSQLPPRFTTEELCSVIAQQDNPLVCLELFHWASQQPRFRHDVSTFHITIKKLGTAKMFQEMDDIVNQLIAVPLIGSEALFNTVIYYFTQARKLTRAVNVFKHMKSKRNLICCYRPSIRTYNILFAAFLGRGSNSYINHVYMETIRCLFRQMVNDGIKPDIFSLNSMIKGYVLSLHVNDALRIFHQMGVVYDCQPNALTYDYLIHGLCAQGRTNNAKELFNEMKTKGFVPGGKSYNSLVNSLALGGEIGEAVNYLWEMTNKQRSPDFITFRTVLDEICRQRTIQEGMRFLQELQENDLVDGHAYRKLLYVLEDDYGNSVGRNNGIERNVNDRTF, encoded by the exons ATGCTTAAAAATCAAAGTATGTTCTCTCTGACAAGAAATTGCTTCAAGTATCGTACTACCTACTTCAGGAGGAATATCCCAAGTGAAACCATACGCTCCACACTCTCATTTTGCCACAAATTTCATGACCCCAATGAGAAATATTTACTCAGGATTGTTTTTTCTCATCACACCCACAAATTTGAGCGCTCTTCATTCCAAATCAACAGTAGTTGCACTCAATTCCCTGTCCCATTTGCACCCTTTAGTTCTCCCTATTCAACAAAAGCTCCTTCAAGATCTTACCGAAGACGAGCCAGAAATAGGTTGTTGAAGTCCTCCAAGCCTACCCTAGACCAAGCCCAATTTCAGTTGGCACTGTCCCAACTTCCCCCAAGGTTCACTACTGAAGAACTGTGCTCTGTGATTGCTCAACAAGATAATCCCTTGGTTTGCTTAGAACTTTTTCACTGGGCATCTCAACAGCCACGATTTCGGCACGATGTGTCCACGTTTCATATCACCATAAAGAAGCTTGGTACGGCAAAGATGTTCCAAGAAATGGATGACATTGTGAACCAACTGATTGCAGTTCCTTTAATTGGTTCAGAGGCATTGTTCAACAcagttatatattatttcactCAGGCACGGAAGCTTACTAGAGCTGTCAATGTGTTTAAGCACATGAAAAGTAAAAGGAACTTAATTTGCTGTTATAGGCCCTCTATTAGAACCTATAATATTCTTTTTGCTGCATTTTTGGGTAGAGGAAGCAACTCCTATATAAACCATGTGTATATGGAAACAATTAGATGTCTGTTTAGGCAAATGGTCAATGATGGGATCAAGCCTGatattttttcattgaattctatgatcaaaggttatgtGCTATCTCTTCATGTTAATGATGCATTGAGGATATTTCATCAAATGGGTGTGGTTTATGATTGTCAGCCCAATGCGTTGACATATGATTACTTGATTCATGGCTTGTGTGCCCAGGGCAGAACAAATAATGCCAAAGAGTTATTTAATGAAATGAAGACCAAAGGTTTTGTTCCTGGTGGTAAATCTTATAACTCGCTTGTCAACTCGTTGGCGCTTGGTGGAGAGATTGGTGAAGCAGTAAATTATCTGTGGGAGATGACCAATAAGCAAAGGTCACCTGATTTTATTACATTTAGGACTGTACTGGATGAGATATGCAGACAAAGAACAATTCAGGAGGGCATGCGTTTTTTGCAGGAGTTGCAAGAAAATGACCTTGTAGATGGGCATGCTTACAGGAAGCTTCTTTATGTGCTTGAAGATGACTATGGGAATTCAGTAGGTAGAAACAATGGAATTGA AAGGAATGTGAATGATAGGACTTTTTGA
- the LOC108340576 gene encoding pentatricopeptide repeat-containing protein At2g27800, mitochondrial isoform X2, protein MLKNQSMFSLTRNCFKYRTTYFRRNIPSETIRSTLSFCHKFHDPNEKYLLRIVFSHHTHKFERSSFQINSSCTQFPVPFAPFSSPYSTKAPSRSYRRRARNRLLKSSKPTLDQAQFQLALSQLPPRFTTEELCSVIAQQDNPLVCLELFHWASQQPRFRHDVSTFHITIKKLGTAKMFQEMDDIVNQLIAVPLIGSEALFNTVIYYFTQARKLTRAVNVFKHMKSKRNLICCYRPSIRTYNILFAAFLGRGSNSYINHVYMETIRCLFRQMVNDGIKPDIFSLNSMIKGYVLSLHVNDALRIFHQMGVVYDCQPNALTYDYLIHGLCAQGRTNNAKELFNEMKTKGFVPGGKSYNSLVNSLALGGEIGEAVNYLWEMTNKQRSPDFITFRTVLDEICRQRTIQEGMRFLQELQENDLVDGHAYRKLLYVLEDDYGNSVGRNNGIE, encoded by the coding sequence ATGCTTAAAAATCAAAGTATGTTCTCTCTGACAAGAAATTGCTTCAAGTATCGTACTACCTACTTCAGGAGGAATATCCCAAGTGAAACCATACGCTCCACACTCTCATTTTGCCACAAATTTCATGACCCCAATGAGAAATATTTACTCAGGATTGTTTTTTCTCATCACACCCACAAATTTGAGCGCTCTTCATTCCAAATCAACAGTAGTTGCACTCAATTCCCTGTCCCATTTGCACCCTTTAGTTCTCCCTATTCAACAAAAGCTCCTTCAAGATCTTACCGAAGACGAGCCAGAAATAGGTTGTTGAAGTCCTCCAAGCCTACCCTAGACCAAGCCCAATTTCAGTTGGCACTGTCCCAACTTCCCCCAAGGTTCACTACTGAAGAACTGTGCTCTGTGATTGCTCAACAAGATAATCCCTTGGTTTGCTTAGAACTTTTTCACTGGGCATCTCAACAGCCACGATTTCGGCACGATGTGTCCACGTTTCATATCACCATAAAGAAGCTTGGTACGGCAAAGATGTTCCAAGAAATGGATGACATTGTGAACCAACTGATTGCAGTTCCTTTAATTGGTTCAGAGGCATTGTTCAACAcagttatatattatttcactCAGGCACGGAAGCTTACTAGAGCTGTCAATGTGTTTAAGCACATGAAAAGTAAAAGGAACTTAATTTGCTGTTATAGGCCCTCTATTAGAACCTATAATATTCTTTTTGCTGCATTTTTGGGTAGAGGAAGCAACTCCTATATAAACCATGTGTATATGGAAACAATTAGATGTCTGTTTAGGCAAATGGTCAATGATGGGATCAAGCCTGatattttttcattgaattctatgatcaaaggttatgtGCTATCTCTTCATGTTAATGATGCATTGAGGATATTTCATCAAATGGGTGTGGTTTATGATTGTCAGCCCAATGCGTTGACATATGATTACTTGATTCATGGCTTGTGTGCCCAGGGCAGAACAAATAATGCCAAAGAGTTATTTAATGAAATGAAGACCAAAGGTTTTGTTCCTGGTGGTAAATCTTATAACTCGCTTGTCAACTCGTTGGCGCTTGGTGGAGAGATTGGTGAAGCAGTAAATTATCTGTGGGAGATGACCAATAAGCAAAGGTCACCTGATTTTATTACATTTAGGACTGTACTGGATGAGATATGCAGACAAAGAACAATTCAGGAGGGCATGCGTTTTTTGCAGGAGTTGCAAGAAAATGACCTTGTAGATGGGCATGCTTACAGGAAGCTTCTTTATGTGCTTGAAGATGACTATGGGAATTCAGTAGGTAGAAACAATGGAATTGAGTGA
- the LOC108340576 gene encoding pentatricopeptide repeat-containing protein At2g27800, mitochondrial isoform X3, whose translation MLKNQSMFSLTRNCFKYRTTYFRRNIPSETIRSTLSFCHKFHDPNEKYLLRIVFSHHTHKFERSSFQINSSCTQFPVPFAPFSSPYSTKAPSRSYRRRARNRLLKSSKPTLDQAQFQLALSQLPPRFTTEELCSVIAQQDNPLVCLELFHWASQQPRFRHDVSTFHITIKKLGTAKMFQEMDDIVNQLIAVPLIGSEALFNTVIYYFTQARKLTRAVNVFKHMKSKRNLICCYRPSIRTYNILFAAFLGRGSNSYINHVYMETIRCLFRQMVNDGIKPDIFSLNSMIKGYVLSLHVNDALRIFHQMGVVYDCQPNALTYDYLIHGLCAQGRTNNAKELFNEMKTKGFVPGGKSYNSLVNSLALGGEIGEAVNYLWEMTNKQRSPDFITFRTVLDEICRQRTIQEGMRFLQELQENDLVDGHAYRKLLYVLEDDYGNSKECE comes from the exons ATGCTTAAAAATCAAAGTATGTTCTCTCTGACAAGAAATTGCTTCAAGTATCGTACTACCTACTTCAGGAGGAATATCCCAAGTGAAACCATACGCTCCACACTCTCATTTTGCCACAAATTTCATGACCCCAATGAGAAATATTTACTCAGGATTGTTTTTTCTCATCACACCCACAAATTTGAGCGCTCTTCATTCCAAATCAACAGTAGTTGCACTCAATTCCCTGTCCCATTTGCACCCTTTAGTTCTCCCTATTCAACAAAAGCTCCTTCAAGATCTTACCGAAGACGAGCCAGAAATAGGTTGTTGAAGTCCTCCAAGCCTACCCTAGACCAAGCCCAATTTCAGTTGGCACTGTCCCAACTTCCCCCAAGGTTCACTACTGAAGAACTGTGCTCTGTGATTGCTCAACAAGATAATCCCTTGGTTTGCTTAGAACTTTTTCACTGGGCATCTCAACAGCCACGATTTCGGCACGATGTGTCCACGTTTCATATCACCATAAAGAAGCTTGGTACGGCAAAGATGTTCCAAGAAATGGATGACATTGTGAACCAACTGATTGCAGTTCCTTTAATTGGTTCAGAGGCATTGTTCAACAcagttatatattatttcactCAGGCACGGAAGCTTACTAGAGCTGTCAATGTGTTTAAGCACATGAAAAGTAAAAGGAACTTAATTTGCTGTTATAGGCCCTCTATTAGAACCTATAATATTCTTTTTGCTGCATTTTTGGGTAGAGGAAGCAACTCCTATATAAACCATGTGTATATGGAAACAATTAGATGTCTGTTTAGGCAAATGGTCAATGATGGGATCAAGCCTGatattttttcattgaattctatgatcaaaggttatgtGCTATCTCTTCATGTTAATGATGCATTGAGGATATTTCATCAAATGGGTGTGGTTTATGATTGTCAGCCCAATGCGTTGACATATGATTACTTGATTCATGGCTTGTGTGCCCAGGGCAGAACAAATAATGCCAAAGAGTTATTTAATGAAATGAAGACCAAAGGTTTTGTTCCTGGTGGTAAATCTTATAACTCGCTTGTCAACTCGTTGGCGCTTGGTGGAGAGATTGGTGAAGCAGTAAATTATCTGTGGGAGATGACCAATAAGCAAAGGTCACCTGATTTTATTACATTTAGGACTGTACTGGATGAGATATGCAGACAAAGAACAATTCAGGAGGGCATGCGTTTTTTGCAGGAGTTGCAAGAAAATGACCTTGTAGATGGGCATGCTTACAGGAAGCTTCTTTATGTGCTTGAAGATGACTATGGGAATTCA AAGGAATGTGAATGA